A window of Oncorhynchus masou masou isolate Uvic2021 chromosome 19, UVic_Omas_1.1, whole genome shotgun sequence genomic DNA:
AAATCACTAGCTCTGTTTTCACGCTTGTTTTTAATATTCAGCCGCTGTGCCAATCAGCTGTGGGTTTGTAATTGGATTACAATTCATGCTAGAGTGAGTGTAGAAGAGGCATTAACACACAATTTAATCAGAATAtacatttaacttttttttttgttaaagATCATTATATTCATAAAACGATCTTTACAATAATTCCTCCAAACAGAGGATTATATGTTTTTGTATGTCTTGTGGGGAAAAATAAACAAGGTAGACTTGATCAACACAGAACACTGTCATGACAAAACATTTACAATACCAGTCGACAAGGTCTCATAGACGTTTGGAATGTCTTATCCACATCACACTAATCTTGTGAATTATTCCGGAGGAGATATTCAGCCTGAAATAGATAAACACAAAAATGTAGGatttagaaaacaaaacaaaaaaaaggaCAATTCGGTTGGAAACGTGACATGTCTTTACTGTAGGCCTAGCTACTTCGGTGCCTGACAACAATTCACATCTGTTTATTGTTGAAGTGCAACCTATATAATTGAAGAGGAGAAGTAGGCTACTACTCTGTTGAATCTATTTGCTTCTATGGAAGACATCTGTTTTGCTTATTTCACCAGCCATCAGTCCTCCGTCTACTGGTctctggtgtatgtgtgtgaacaGTGTATTTGGTCTCTGATGTATGTGTGTGAACAGTGTATTTGGTCTCTGATGTATGTGTGTGAACAGTGTATTTGgtctggtgtatgtgtgtgaacaGTGTATTTGGTCTCTGATGTATGTGTGTGAACAGTATATTTGGTCTGATGTATGTGTGTGAACAGTGTATTTGgtctggtgtatgtgtgtgtacagtatatttgGTCTCTGATGTATGTGTGTGAACAGTGTATTTGGTCTCTGATGTATGTGTGTGAACAGTGTATTTGgtctggtgtatgtgtgtgaacaGTGTATTTGGTCTCTGATGTATGTGTGTGAACAGTGTATTTGGTCTCTGATGTACGTGTGTGAACAGTGTATTTGgtctggtgtatgtgtgtgaacaGTGTATTTGGTCTGATGTATGTGTGTGAACAGTGTATTTGGTCTGATGTATGTGTGTGAACAGTGTATTTGGTCTGATGTATGTGTGTGAACAGTGTATTTGGTCTCTGATGTATGTGTGTGAACAGTGTATTTGGTCTGATGTATGTGTGTGAACAGTGTATTTGGTCTCTGATGTATGTGTGTGAACAGTGTATTTGGTCTGATGTATGTGTGTGAACAGTATATTTGGTCTGATGTATGTGTGTGAACAGTATATTTGGTCTGATGTATGTGTGTGAACAGTATATTTGGtctgatgtatgtgtgtgtacagtatatttggtctggtgtatgtgtgtgtacagtatatttggtctgatgtatgtgtgtgtacagtatatttgGTCTGATGTATGTGTGTGAACAGTATATTTGGtctgatgtatgtgtgtgtacagtatatttgGTCTCTGATGTGTGCGTGTGAAAAGTATATTTTTTCTGTATATCTATTGCCGGTGACAAATCTGATTTCTCTTTGTGGGATTAAtaaagtttattttattttttgaatcaaataaaaacattacCAGGAAGTCTACCGGGTCGTCTGGCTTGGCcttgcagcactccatcatgcCCTCAGTGAGAGAAGGCATTACGTAATTCATCAGGTAGTTCCTCAGGGGGGTGGAGCGAGCCTCCAGCAGCTCATGCTCCTGCCTCTTCACCTCAGTCACGTGACGGTTCTAGAGATACCCACACACAACGTATGTACAGCTCAGCTAAACAGAAACTACAGCTCCAGGGTTTACGTCATTGCTGGTGGCCCACACTTCCATGGTATACAAAGAGGGGTTTTAAGAGTTTATAGATCTGAGAGGACTGGATAGGGGTAAGCAATGTGGAGATGAGTTTATAAGGATTCCAAAATGGAATCAAATCTCAATGAGTAATGTGAGAGAGATGTTTCCtgaaatgccaccctattcccattCTAGTATACTACTTCTGATGCAGGCCATCTCTTACCCACTCCTCGAGCTGTGTGGCCATCTTGGCAGCGGTCTCAGCCTCCCTCCTATTCCACTCTGCTGTCTCCAGTACCAGGCGCTGTGCTGTCTCCTCTACGgacttcctctccatctcctctctctcctcaggggtGGGTCCGTAGTTCCTGGGACGCCCCACCAGCCTGGTGATTTTGTCCATCACAGCACCGTATTCAGGATCGACGGCATTGTTcacctctgacagacagacagacagactatgaAAGACTGACAGACTTCCTCTCAATGTGTTGAGTTCTAATCAAATCACTATTTACTACAATTACTGGTTCTGATAGTTACAGTTGAATAATAAGGTTTCAAAATGATTCTATCACATTATTCTCTTTTGGTAAAtcaatatctacagtatatcGTCCTCACCAATGTGCTCTGGGTGAATCTCCAGCTCGTCAAAGTAGTTCAGAACCGTTTCATCTTCCACGTTGGCCTTTCTAAACTTCTTCAGCCGGGTAAGGTACTCGTCTTTAGAGTAGTGCATTTCCTCTGCCACACTCTCAGGTAAGTTCTGCACCCGCTCCTTTAAAAAGTCATCCGATGCCTCCAGGGAGAAAATGAACTCTGCAGAAGAGACAGACGAGGGGAGGGTCAGTGATAGACATGCAATACTGTGCAATTCAGTTATATTAACAATTACTTACCAGGAATGATCTTCTTGTTGAAGGCAGGCATTTTGGACCTGGGATTATCCTGCTCACCTGGAAAACATCAGTGTTTAAGAGAACAAGCAGGATGACAAGGTTATCTTTTTCATCATTTATTTGAAAAGTATTTTACGATATCATCAAACGCTTTAATTGTAAATAACGTTAATTTGATTTAAGTTTACCATAGAAGATCTCCTTGGCCTGATCGTAGGACTTGGGGAAGCCGTCGAGGACGAAGCCATGGTTCCTGCAAGGCGTTGAGTTCAGCTTATCACGCATGATACGGTACACAAGCCCGTCGCTCAGGCGACCTGCAAGAATTATGATGACATTCATGAAACCACTGCATCTTCATGATTTGAAATCAAACAAATTATAGAGATGAGGGGCGGAGTCTAAATTACATTTACAAACATGCTTTCAGGAACAACTCATGGCTGTGTTGTGGAATATTAATGTACCTCCATTTTGCTCCATGCTGTCCTTCAGAGAGTCCAGTTGGTCCTGAGCGTTACTGAGcgcctcctcactctctccctcctgctcagTCCCATTCACAGCCTCCTCCTGACATATAATGGACAACTCAAATGAATACCTGGATTAATATATTGTAAGATGTTGTTTTACAAAATGGTTCACACACCTATTGATACTGTAGAGTGTACGTGTATAGTACAGAGACCTGTAATGTCAGAAAAGAACAAGGGGTGCATTTATTTTGATCTACCACAAGGGGGAGGCATTTCCTATTTTACAAGAGAGAATAAATATGAGCGCTTTTTTAAAgactttttttaaccaggcaagtcagttaagaacaaattcttattttcaatgacagcctgggaacagtgggttaactgcctgttcaggggcagaacgacagatttgtaccttgtcagctcgggggtttgaacttacaaccttgcggttactagtccaacgctctaaccactaggctaccctgccgcccctgctgCCTCATCGCTTTGCTTTTACTGACCAGCTGTTGCATCTTCTCATCAATGACCTCTTTGAGGTTGATGTGGTGCAGTTTGTAATGTTGACACAGTTTCTCTGCCACGCTGCTCTTTCCTACTGCTGGAGGACCCAAGAGACAGATTCTGATGGGCTGATGGGGAAACCAAAGAGCATGATAAATATTTTAACAATTTCTGGCTTGAAAATGAGTATATAATAtcatataaaataatataatgacACTATCTATAATCTataatatatatctatctataagCCTAAACACGGTGCTCATTCTATGTATTGCTGTGTAACGAAGCTTTCCTTCCAATAAGAGACAATACCCATGTTCACATTCTAAATTGGTGCTGGGAAAATCTATTCAGTCCCTAGCTAAGAACAGAAGAGGTAAACATACAGTAGTTGGTTTGGTCCCTCACCAGTAGTAATCTCAACAGTTTGTATTCCTCCACCACCCGGTTGATGTTATCAATGATGCCAGCCTCCGACACCCAGTGAAGGTTGAAGGTTTCCTTCAGAAAGACTGGCTCTATCCGCAGGTTGACACTCAGGTAATCCACATCAGCGTTCTGGAAAACAAGGTGAAAATGATGCTCCAACATTGACCAGACCCggatctactgctgttctgtcaATTTCCCATGGTCAAACAAGaccacacaaacagatctgggaccaggctagttaaGATATGCTCCAACTGACAACGGTCATTTCTGAATTAGCTTTCCTAAACCTGAGATGAGGGATGAAAACAGACAGACCGTCAGAACTTTGGTGAGGTAGGCCTCCTCCTTAGGGACTTTCTTGATCTTCCCTGGACCGAGCACAAAGCTTATTATCTAGCAGGGGGATACAGAAAAATGCACCAACCATTTTGTAGATCTACAAATCtatttaaaaaagaaagaaatgcaACTATTTTACCAACTTGAAATGATCAACAAGATGTCTGTCTGGCTTAGCCTATTTACCTTCACAATATCCTCAAACGTATTATTGGAATCATCCACAGCGAGGAAATAATGTGTCTTTGGTTTGTGGTCGATTACATTCTGAATAACCCTTGTAGACAAAAGTAGACAATATCATATAATTAGTATTTTTTTTCACCCAAACTCTAGCAGATGCCCTTAAATAAGCAATAATTGAACATCAATACAATGGAATGGACTCAATGAAAAATACAAACCCTGCAAGGTCGTTGACATGAATGGTAGGGATAACATTTGTGCCAGGCCCAAAAACAGGAACTTTTGCAAACTCCCCCAGCCAAGATGTCTTGAGAAGTCAagccagaggaaagagtgagacagagaacaTCCATCGATGTCTTGATAGAACAATAATGTCTCACGTTATATAGTTCAGATGTACCTTGAAGAAGTAGTGGAGGAGGTTTTCTCCCATTCCATACTGAACACCTGCCGCCACAACATAACTGGACAGCTTGGACTTTTTCTGTATGGTAAACAAAGgacttgttgtttttgttgttgctggcATTGTTGTTGACAATTGCCGAACCCTACCCATTACACTTACGGTTTTGCCCAGTTTGAGCACCGTTTTCTCTGCATTGGCGTGCTCCTTGAAGTTAGGATGATGTCTTTTCCTTCTGTAGTCGTCCTCTGTCAGAGGAATCTCTGGGTCATTCTAAGGACAGAAACTATACAAGTAATATTCAGAAAAGTGTATTGACACATATATAGATAGAGAGTAGTTAGGAAACACGAGATTTGAATAGAAACTTACAGGATCGGCTGGCTTGCTCATTGCCCAGGTCATAACTGATGATATCAAAATGAATATCTTCTGAGATGCAAAACTCTCAATATCTGAGTGAAGAGCTGCAGCATAAAAGGAAGAGGAGACAACGTCTTACCGTAGGTACAGTAGACTATATAGGGCTGTCAGTCTGAGAGTAGGGCTGTCAGTCTGAGAGTAGGGCTGTCAGTCTGAGAGTAGGGCTGTCAGTCTGAGAGTAGGGCTGTCAGTCTGAGAGTAGGGCTGCCAGTCTGAGAGTAGGGCTGCCAGTCTGAGAGTAGGGCTGACAGTCTGAGAGTAGGGCTGCCAGTCTGACAGTAGGGCTGCCAGTCTGAGAGTAGGGCTGCCAGTCTGAGAGTAGGGCTGCCAGTCTGAGAGTAGGGCTGTCAGTCTGAGAGTAGGGCTGCCAGTCTGAGAGTAGGGCTGCCAGTCTGAGAGTAGGGCTGCCAGTCTGAGAGTAGGGCTGCCAGTCTGACAGTAGGGCTGTCAGTCAGACAGTAGGGCTGCCAGTCTGAGAGTAGGGCTGCCAGTCTGAGAGTAGGGCTGTCAGTCTGAGAGTAGGgctgtcagtctgacagtagggcTGACAGATGTTAAGAAAAGAACACATCTAGTTCATCGCAGAAATTGCTGTGATTAATCACAATGGCAAATTCTGAATTTGCTCAAATTGAGCtgtaatttaatgttcatttttaTACAAAAAGCATTACAAGAATATTGACATCTTGATTTTGTCCAAAGCAATGGTTTGCAAAATCAAGCAAATTGATAAAGGTCACTTTTAACTTCAATGTCAACTTGTTTTGACATTACATTGTTATTTTTATCTGTATAGATGATGTGTATTTTGAATGTTTTCAGACTGCGATTAAAcacaattgtttgttttttaaatgagcGCACTAAAATTACAAAAAGTTAACTTGAGTAAAGTAAAACTGATTAACTCTGACAACCCTATCTGAGAGTGAATTTATCGTGATGGTTTCATCCAAACAGATGGACTGGTCCATAGCCTACCTGAAATAGCCCAAGTTGCCTCATCTATCAGCTCTGCTGTTGCATGTTCTGAGATGTTGTAAACCACCACATCACATTCCAATAGGCTTGGCAGCAGCTGATCTCGCTTCTGTGACTGGAATGGACATGGACAGACGtcaatgacaggcctagatgaaaATTGCATAGCGCTGAATGATGAAGTGTGTGGTTATATCAATATTGTATATTTAAGAAATAAGGCAAGAGGGGGTTCGGTATATGGCCAATACTCCACTGCTAAGGGTTGTTCGCACAACACTACGcagatacagcccttagctgtggtattttggtcatataccacaaacccctgaggtgcatTATTGCTATTGTAAACCGGTTACCAACGTAATacgagcagtaaaaataaatgactTGTCACCCGTGGTATACCACTGCTGTCAGAccatcagcattcagggcttgaaccacccagtttatatttGGTTATCAGCTATACTCACTGCATAACATTGTAATGCAAAACTGGGTTTTTCCCCTTCGTTGTTTGAGATAGTTCCAACAATTTGAAAAGTCCCATCTTGAAGTGTTGTCTCATCGTCAGCGGGACCATCTTCATCTGCCTCCTCCAAGGAGCCGCCAACCATGCAGGTTGACAGAAACTATACACAGTCGCAAAAAAAGCGTAAACAAAAACATTGTCAGCTACATTATGTAATATTTCGCCACATCAAACTCTGATAGAAAAACGTATATCGTTGCTACTTTACCTTTGCGATACATTTAGATGAATACGTATCAATATTGTTGACGAAAACTCGTTTAGTTCGGTGACTTCCTGTCTTTTCGTTTGCCATGTTTGCCGTTGCTGGGGAAAGAGCGACGCTTTGGGGTTGCTAACGTCACCTCAGCCAATGAAATAAGTGCATTTGCAAAAGTGAGCAATGAGCAATGACAGCACCAAAAGCGTCTTGCTTCGATACCAGTAAAttattaaaaaatacatttaaaaaaagacatCATTCAATGTTAATTTCATATTTTAATAAATGCAATGCATAAATGTAAATTTTTTTTACACAGGTTATTTTGGTGGAGTTTTGTGCAGAAGATAGCACTTGTTCTCCAGTTGTGTGAAATATTTGTTATTTTTGTCAGTCACATAATAAAACTCTCCTCATGACTTCTACCTAGTAACTCTCTGTTGTGTCCTGTCATGTGAATGATAAATGCCTTCATCCTTTACCTTCCTCTGTGGGAAGGGTGTTGATTGTTTGGTGATTTAAAGTATGTCTTCCTCCAAAACTCTTTTAAACTACTCTGTTACGAATAGTGTTGATATTAATGCAATTCACAATAGGACTGGTGATTGTAGGCTattatacagtgagctccaaaagtattgggagagTGACATATttcttgttgttttggctctgtactccagcactttggatatGAAATAATACTATGGGGTTGAAGTGCAGACtctcagctttaatttgagggtattttcatctatatccggtgaaccgtttagaaattacagcactttttgtacatagtcccccccattttaggggaccaaaagtattgggacaaactcacttacagtgcattcggaaagtattcagaccccttaactttttacacattgtgacgttacagcctttttttttaaatggattaaCTGCATTTTttccctcttcaatctacacacaataccctataatgacaagtgaaaacatttttttagacatttttgcaaatgtattcaaaataaaaaacagtattcaaaccctttgctatgagactcaaaactgAGCTCAGGGTCCATCCTGTTTCACcaaataaattactgggagtttattTATATAGAGTGTTCGACTCTCTTTATttttagagcaaaaaccaagccatgaggtcttagcaattgtccgtagagctccgagttaggattgtgttgaggcacagatctcttcagtgggtcatatgattgagtgtagtctggcccaggagtgggaaggtgaacggaaaggctctggagcaacgaaccgcccttgctgtctctgcctggccggttcccctctttccactgggattctctgcctctaaccctattacaggggctgagtcactggcttactggggctctctcatgccgtccctggaaggggtgcgtcacctgagtgggttgattcactgatgtggtcatcctgtctgggttggcgcccccacccttgggttgtgccatggcggagatctttgtgggctatacttagccttgtctcaggatggtaagttggtggttgaagatatccctctagtggtgtgggggctgtgctttggcaaagtgggtggggttatatccttcctgtttggccctgtccgggggtgtccttggatgggtccacagtgtctcctgacccctcctgtctcagcctccagtatttatgctgcagtagtttatgtgtcggggggctagggtcagtttgttatatctggagtacttctcctgtcctattcggtgtcctgtgtgaatctaagtgtgcgttctctaattctctctttctctctttctttctctctctcggaggacctgagccctaggaccatgccccaggactacctgacatgatgactccttgctgtccccagtccacctggccgtgctgctgctccagtttcaactgttctgccttatttttattgaccatgctggtcatttatgaacatttgaacattttggccatgttctgttataatctccacctggcacagccagaagaggacttgccaccccatatagcctggttcctctctaggtttcttcctaggttttggcctttctagggagtttttcctagccaccgtgcttctacacctgcattgcttgctgtttggggttttaggctgggtttctgtacagcactttgagatatcagctgatgtacgaagggctatataaataaatttgatttgatttgatttgatctggggaagggtaccaaaacatttctgcagtattgaaggtccctaataacacagtggcctccattattcttaaatggaagaaatgttgaaccaccaagactcttcctagagctgtccgtgtttataaacatattatattcttatttacaatggaaaTGACTCCAAAACgaaacaatacattatttaccattcatttccattgggcacaaaataatctgaaacacaaccaaaacaaacagaaaatgcgtccaacaagtttgtagaaaAAGGTGTCAccgtcccaatacttttggagcacACTGTATGTGCAATGCaacccataaacacacacacacacacacacacacacacacacacacacacacacacacacacacacacacacacacacacacacacacacacacacacacacacacacacacacacacacacacacacacacacacacacacacacacacacacacacacacacctatagcaGCACAGGACAACAACAGGGTTAGTTAGCGTTGACATGGAAACTTCCAAAGCACTTCACATATTTATAGAGCTGACATTATCTGACAAACTGCTGGCACGGCCTTATCTGCCAACAAACGGCTCAACTACCTACTACAGGCCTCTCTTTCAGCACACTGTAAAACACAACTACACAATGGAATTACTGTCAATGACAACACATTGTAAAACACAACGACACAATGGTATGACTGTCAATGACAGCATGCTATAAAACATAATTACAGACATGGCACCTGGCAGTAAGTTGTAACACATATTCTTAGAATAGCAAGGTAGAGTGACAGAATGAGGCAGTAGATGCCACTGGCAAACTGTATAGATATTTCGATTGAGACTTCAGTTCTTATTCAAATAGGCAATACACTTAAATAACTCAAATAGAATACTATAACTCAAAGTTATTTTCACCCTTTTCAAATTGCATGATTTCATGCTCTTGTCATTCACCTAGTCATTCTTTACACCCTACTCAACAAGTGGTCTAACTGTATCTAAATCCTGCCTTTACACACTACTCAACAAGTGATCTAACTGCATCTAAATCCTGCCTTTACACACTACTCAACAAGTGGTCTAACTGCATCTAAATCCTGTCTTTACACACTACTCAACAAGTGATCTAACTGCATCTAAATCCTGCCTTTACACACTACTCAACAAGTGGATCTAACTGCATCTAAATCCTGCCTTTACACACTACTCAACAAGTGATCTAACTGCATCTAAATCCTGCCTTTACACACTACTCAACATGTGGTCTAACTGCATCTAAATCCTGCCTTTACACACTACTCAACAAGTGATCTAACTGCATCTAAATCCTGTCTTTACACACTACTCAACAAGTGATCTAACTGCATCTAAATCCCGCCTTTACACACTACTCAACAAGTGATCTAACTGCATCTAAATCCTGTCTTTGAAAGAGTATAGAGCAGGGGTGTGCAAACCTTTTGGCTCGAGGGCCACATCAGGATTTTGAAATTCAATGGAGGGATGCATTTTTGGGGGACCaattgtttgataaaatcaatttgcAGGGGCCTCTGGAGTGGtgaagcggtctaaggcactgcattgcaggacttgaggcatcactacaaacCTGGGTTCGATCcagcagccggccgtgaccgggagaccaatgaggcagtgcacaattgggcccagtgttgtccggtttaggggagggtttggctggccagGATTTTtttgtcccattgcgctctagcgactccttgtggcgggcctagcacctgcaagctgacttgtctttcctcagacacattggtgtggctggcttccgggttaagcgagccgTGTCTCAAGAAGCAGTGCTTCTTTGCAGGGTCCTGTTTCGGGGGACACATGGCtcccaaccttcgcctctcctgagtccgtaggggagttgcagcgatgggacaagactgtaactaccaattggatacaacaaaattgggaagaaaaagggggactCCTGATACTCCAAACTTTTtgaatttaaaatattttaataTCCATCAGATATTGACTGAATTATAGCACAAAACATCTTACTGGTACGGAGTTCAGGAATCTTGGTGGGAATTCAGGAATTCAATTTACTGTCAAATTCAACTTTTTTTTCTGATAATGCACTCAAATATAAATGTTCTAATGATatcagttttttttatatatattttgagtTAAAATAAAGATAATGATATGTGCCTCAATTGCATAAACACACAGGGATCATTTGAATATATGAATGTATTAACATAAAGGGGTGGAACAGAGCTGCCACCACCAACCACTCGCTCTGTTTAGTCCTTCCTGCACTCGCCTGTGCTGTCTAGACTGCCTCATTAATTACAGTTGTTGTCACATACTGTTGCATCATTCAACAAGTCTGTCGATAGCAGGATAGCctccgatttaaaaaaataataataatcaacacTCTAGGCTCTAGATTACACCTCTTTCCCATGGGTGAAATTGTGGTGTAGATATTGAGAGGGATGAATCTGTAGACAGGGGGTTCTCCCCCCGTAACACTTTAATCTGAGTGTTCATTTTCAGGAAGTTGCTCTCATTTCAACGTGGCTAATTTGTATTGattataacttttttttttttaattccccCCAAAATGAACACCCATCAAAACAAAGTTCTCTCTCGCCTCTTTCTTGTGATGTAAGTGTTGAGACATTACATCCCTGATGAAGCTTTAGCGTCCTTATTGTattgacctgactagatcatacaGGAACcattgtccagacagagggttgagtttacgaattgacggtttattaacccAACTTAACACAGGCTACTG
This region includes:
- the ak7a gene encoding adenylate kinase 7a; its protein translation is MANEKTGSHRTKRVFVNNIDTYSSKCIAKFLSTCMVGGSLEEADEDGPADDETTLQDGTFQIVGTISNNEGEKPSFALQCYASQKRDQLLPSLLECDVVVYNISEHATAELIDEATWAISALHSDIESFASQKIFILISSVMTWAMSKPADPNDPEIPLTEDDYRRKRHHPNFKEHANAEKTVLKLGKTKKSKLSSYVVAAGVQYGMGENLLHYFFKTSWLGEFAKVPVFGPGTNVIPTIHVNDLAGVIQNVIDHKPKTHYFLAVDDSNNTFEDIVKIISFVLGPGKIKKVPKEEAYLTKVLTNADVDYLSVNLRIEPVFLKETFNLHWVSEAGIIDNINRVVEEYKLLRLLLPIRICLLGPPAVGKSSVAEKLCQHYKLHHINLKEVIDEKMQQLEEAVNGTEQEGESEEALSNAQDQLDSLKDSMEQNGGRLSDGLVYRIMRDKLNSTPCRNHGFVLDGFPKSYDQAKEIFYGEQDNPRSKMPAFNKKIIPEFIFSLEASDDFLKERVQNLPESVAEEMHYSKDEYLTRLKKFRKANVEDETVLNYFDELEIHPEHIEVNNAVDPEYGAVMDKITRLVGRPRNYGPTPEEREEMERKSVEETAQRLVLETAEWNRREAETAAKMATQLEEWNRHVTEVKRQEHELLEARSTPLRNYLMNYVMPSLTEGMMECCKAKPDDPVDFLAEYLLRNNSQD